One Papaver somniferum cultivar HN1 unplaced genomic scaffold, ASM357369v1 unplaced-scaffold_76, whole genome shotgun sequence genomic window, TTATTAATTACTTGACCAGATCCTTTTTGATACTTATCCAGCAACATCATCAGATTTTCTACACTTTTCTTAGCATTATTGCAGAAAATGAaaacatcatcagcaaagaaCAAATGTGTTGGATGTATCTCTTTTCTTATAACCATTGGAGCTATCTTTCCTTCTTCCAACATTTTATGAATGCATCTGCTTAAGACATCTTACATAATAACAAAAAGAGTTGGAGACAATGGATCTCCTTGCCTCAAACACCTCCCCACTGAGAAAAACCATGTGGTCCACCATTTATCATAACTGAAATTTTAGCAGATTCAAACAGTATTTGCAGCTATTGACACCACGACTTGGAGAAGCCATACTTGCATATAACTTGAAATAGAAAATTCAAATTAACTGAATCATAGGCTTGAGATATGTCAAGTTTTAATGCTACATTACCTCCTCTTCTTTTCTTGTTCATTTCATTCACCATTTTAGATGCTAATATGATTtgctcttgtatacttctaccttTAATGTAAGCCACTTGTTGAGGAGTTATAAGCTTTGTCATCATTGAGATCATTCTTGTATTAATAATCTTGGTAATTATTTTAAAGATGAcattactaagaccaattggtctaaagtGGTTGGGAGATTTTGCACCCTCAATTTTAAGCAGAAGTACAAGAAAGTTTGAATTAAGCCCTTTTGGAATGAATCTTCTTCTCCAACATAACTGAATAGCATGAACCAC contains:
- the LOC113344383 gene encoding uncharacterized protein LOC113344383, whose amino-acid sequence is MELSDNNPSNTEALDRLVNAENNYNSREVQLNTMLKQKARIKWVKEGSANISFFHTNLKIRQSGNFISELEDINGDIISYQNKIADWFNILSKNFSIKQQKKLTLFLKSFQRACWHIIHDDVVHAIQLCWRRRFIPKGLNSNFLVLLLKIEGAKSPNHFRPIGLSNVIFKIITKIINTRMISMMTKLITPQQVAYIKGRSIQEQIILASKMVNEMNKKRRGGNVALKLDISQAYDSVNLNFLFQVICKCIHKMLEEGKIAPMVIRKEIHPTHLFFADDVFIFCNNAKKSVENLMMLLDKYQKGSGQVINKAKSETPLIEKTELADYAKQNLTMKVSDLIKDGKWSILS